A single Acropora palmata chromosome 5, jaAcrPala1.3, whole genome shotgun sequence DNA region contains:
- the LOC141881207 gene encoding double-stranded RNA-specific editase 1-like produces MAEACEGSTAPGIEADPENVAIPGLGDLPVSNQESLKRENPSEEENAEARATNDVDVSMKEEADSGTPPPKKKRRPNRGRSGTLGFDAQRANKNSLMLLNEIRPGLNYEVISQEGPLHSPTFVVSVVVDGHSFEGKGSSKQKAKHNAAENAFRSFISQMRTPAKRLFSGSQAEFKEGLDTDFTSDNTGTLLNTFGNVEKPPPGRKIESPESMASESTLPSHKNHSNAQVSTDAGKHPVMLLNEFHPGVQYEFLGECSDKNEKQFRFKVTIEEQEFVGVGSSKKKGKANAASRALFALHSIRTFYSFSGQSEARSKPMYLGPPPSAQLDQQAADLIADAVLAKFHNLQAASGDDSLRRKVLASVVMTSHGDSDQKFEVISLGTGTKFICGEYMSDQGLAVNDCHGEIIARRSFLRFLFSQLELCAEGYEEDSIFEKKDSGLYGVRDYVEFHLYINTSPCGDARIFSPHEPVMGVADKHPGRRTRGLLRVKLENGEGTIPAINGGTIIQTWDGVLQGERLRTMSCSDKLCRWNVTGIQGSLLSHFVEPIYLQSIVLGSLYHYEHMSRALYQRLGDLEGLPTLFKQNRPLMNGTSTPEPRATIKSPGISVNWSEGDDGFEVVNATQGVIQGDVPAPSRLCKQSLFKRFICLWKKLKPTESVPLSYHEAKNSVTDYQRAKHIAMQGFSAQGLGTWIQKPCEQDMFELPDQDN; encoded by the exons ATGGCGGAAGCTTGCGAAGGAAGTACAGCTCCCGGAATCGAAGCTGATCCAGAAAATGTTGCTATTCCTGGTCTTGGAGACTTACCTGTTTCGAATCAGGAAAGTTTGAAGCGGGAAAACCCTTCAGAAGAGGAGAATGCTGAAGCGAGGGCCACGAACGACGTCGATGTATCGATGAAAGAAGAAGCTGATTCGGGTACGCCGCCGCCGAAAAAGAAACGGAGACCGAACAGGGGACGAAGCGGCACTCTTGGCTTCGATGCTCAGAGAGCGAACAAGAACTCTTTGATGCTTTTGAACGAGATACGACCAGGTCTAAATTACGAAGTGATTTCACAGGAAGGTCCTTTACATAGCCCCACGTTTGTTGTcagtgttgttgttgatggTCACTCATTTGAAGGGAAAGGTTCTTCGAAGCAAAAAGCGAAACACAATGCAGCGGAAAACGCTTTCCGATCCTTCATCAGCCAGATGCGTACACCAGCAAAGCGACTTTTCTCTGGCAGCCAAGCTGAATTCAAAGAGGGTCTAGATACAGACTTCACTTCAGATAACACTGGAACACTGCTAAACACCTTTGGGAATGTTGAGAAACCGCCCCCTGgcagaaaaattgaaagtcCAGAATCCATGGCTTCTGAATCCACCTTGCCATCTCATAAAAACCATTCGAATGCGCAGGTAAGCACGGATGCAGGGAAGCATCCAGTTATGCTACTGAATGAGTTTCACCCAGGAGTTCAGTATGAATTCCTCGGGGAATGTAgcgacaaaaatgaaaagcaattcaGATTTAAAGTTACTATTGAGGAGCAGGAATTTGTTGGAGTGGGAAGTAGTAAGAAGAAAGGCAAGGCCAATGCAGCTTCCAGGGCACTGTTTGCATTACACAGCATCCGTACATTTTACTCTTTCTCCGGCCAATCAGAAGCCAGAAGCAAACCAATGTACCTTGGACCTCCACCTTCTGCACAGCTAGATCAGCAAGCTGCAGATCTTATTGCTGATGCTGTGTTAGCCAAGTTCCACAACCTTCAGGCTGCATCTGGAGATGATTCTCTTCGGCGCAAAGTTTTAGCCAGTGTTGTCATGACAAGCCATGGTGACAGTGATCAAAAATTTGAGGTGATTAGCTTAGGTACTGGTACAAAGTTCATTTGCGGTGAGTACATGAGTGACCAAGGGTTAGCAGTCAACGATTGCCATGGTGAAATAATTGCCAGAAGGTCATTCTTGCGCTTCTTATTTTCACAACTGGAGCTGTGTGCTGAGGGGTATGAGGAAGATTCCatatttgaaaagaaagatagTGGATTGTACGGTGTACGAGACTATGTTGAATTCCACTTGTATATCAACACGTCTCCTTGCGGCGATGCTCGCATCTTTTCTCCCCATGAACCAGTCATGGGTGTCGCTGACAAGCATCCTGGTAGGAGGACAAGGGGCCTTCTTCGTGTCAAGCTGGAAAATGGTGAAG GAACAATCCCAGCCATAAATGGTGGCACTATCATCCAAACTTGGGATGGTGTCCTTCAGGGAGAGCGCCTCCGTACCATGTCATGTTCGGACAAACTCTGTCGATGGAATGTAACTGGCATTCAAGGTTCTCTTCTCAGCCATTTTGTGGAACCAATTTATCTTCAATCAATCGTTCTTGGCAGCCTATACCACTATGAACACATGTCCAGAGCTCTGTACCAAAGGCTTGGAGATTTAGAGGGCTTGCCAACTCTCTTCAAACAAAACCGCCCACTTATGAATGGCACATCGACTCCAGAACCACGTGCAACAATCAAGTCCCCAGGCATTAGCGTAAACTGGAGTGAAGGAGATGATGGTTTTGAAGTGGTCAATGCAACACAAGGGGTGATTCAAGGAGATGTACCAGCTCCATCAAGACTCTGTAAACAAAGTCTCTTCAAACGTTTCATCTGTTTGTGGAAGAAGTTGAAACCAACAGAATCTGTGCCCTTGTCTTACCATGAAGCAAAAAACAGTGTGACTGATTATCAACGAGCTAAACACATTGCTATGCAAGGATTTAGTGCTCAAGGTCTTGGAACTTGGATCCAAAAACCCTGTGAACAAGACATGTTCGAACTCCCTGATCAAGATAACTAA